From a region of the Daphnia pulicaria isolate SC F1-1A chromosome 1, SC_F0-13Bv2, whole genome shotgun sequence genome:
- the LOC124342936 gene encoding uncharacterized protein LOC124342936 isoform X3, producing MRQAFHPGPIRRSVGLPGCYRPLDVYGPRFDGSANHAICNARTGYCAPTSLSNEMRSSNLFYRLHVSGLHFDTTEEGLRHIFSNYGNPMSVSMIRSRNQQLTAFVEFESQYEADNAIMGLHLKPPLNWEVNYTRLNDEVPNHCQRFPSPTMTSGRQPLMYSEMGLQSSNSRQSPRFIEMRGTDSSMAVIRPIRNNSMTPEFPTCSVCSIEALLVCTICKTRYCSPRCQRSDWPSHQSICKPIPDLVTELPDAFYMNGIGSTTLRSYPNMQNGRTSVAMQQSHDTSAEEFGTLSQNQKEGSNQLLSVTVHRNLENGSSTKMCQPEVRSVQSVSNTINPTPQGSSLRSPEWKTNSSQCKLEISGATSSVSNGAPLQNSPSNERQREIHWGLPAVSKPRNLPLTIYCPETPDSPPSHMASQTQSTDAIKLYAAKFSSKQLEKPLDKRNKVVVCSAKSPDELWVQYPCYVEELEEVMRNVTVSSPDSDPVINPVEGRPCVAVFPEDSSWYRAQILKVLPGKIKIRYVDFGNTISMPNTPESLRKMEHHISEPPFYATKVKLADVLPLNGTSWEPDVRLKFKELVENKPFLMEVVQMDAGVMCVRLKDQNGLNLSTRLLQEDLVRKATVEISDELDRIPSVVETPPKSTAQQLSVQKSPICSQIPNENVATEINNVFQITSRLNGFRFKKLICASAPSCEVKSEIVSSVVPSVKSKDEVVPEKSSDLLQQPSSDVFPTNKSETTTSDAVSGPNKDEGTSNANTVSEIFYSDGPFLDLPTSRSFQALIIKVEDPKRIYLRVTSEEISTKLAQLEDAMVAYANDLGGSHCPKKNEVCIVRFPNGQWYRAFCAGLDSDGNRYIFQQVDYGEKHTVDASDIRCISKSLVNFLPFLAHLVILKGTESMDEIEPKLVNRLKKLLHENTVHDVVVVSCDERSYIVQIPLINQTLSFEGLI from the exons ATGAGGCAAGCATTCCATCCAGGGCCAATAAGAAGATCTGTAGGCCTGCCTGGATGTTACAGGCCATTGGATGTCTATGGCCCTAGATTTGATGGATCAGCTAATCATGCAATATGCAATGCTAGAACGGGATACTGTGCACCCACAAGTCTTTCCAATGAAATGAG ATCGTCTAATCTGTTTTACAGACTTCATGTTAGTGGTCTCCATTTTGATACAACAGAG GAGGGTTTAAGACATATCTTTAGCAACTATGGAAATCCTATGTCTGTGTCAATGATCAGGAGTAGGAATCAACAACTCACTGCCTTTGTGGAATTTGAATCCCAATA TGAAGCGGATAATGCAATTATGGGACTGCATTTAAAACCTCCTCTGAATTGGGAGGTGAATTACACTCGCTTAAATGATGAAGTTCCGAATCACTGTCAGCGTTTCCCATCTCCTACAATGACATCGGGAAGACAGCCCCTTATGTATTCGGAAATGGGGTTGCAATCCTCAAACTCCAGGCAATCTCCTCGTTTTATCGAAATGAGAGGAACCGATTCTTCTATGG CAGTTATCCGCCCTATTAGGAATAACTCAATGACTCCAGAATTCCCGACCTGTTCTGTATGCAGTATAGAAGCATTGCTCGTGTGCACGATTTGCAAGACCCGGTACTGCTCACCAAGATGCCAGAGAAGTGATTGGCCTTCTCATCAATCAATTTGCAAACCAATACC gGACCTAGTTACGGAACTGCCAGATGCGTTTTATATGAATGGGATTGGCTCTACAACTCTCCGAAGTTATCCGAACATGCAAAACGGAAGAACGTCAGTTGCCATGCAGCAGTCTCATGACACATCCGCCGAAGAATTC GGTACACTCTCTCAAAACCAAAAGGAAGGATCAAATCAATTGTTGTCCGTGACGGTACATCGCAATCTTGAAAATGGGTCTTCAACGAAAATGTGCCAGCCAGAAGTGAGAAGCGTCCAGTCGGTTTCAAATACCATTAATCCCACTCCACAAGGAAGCTCTTTGCGTAGCCCCGAATGGAAAACTAACTCTTCAcaatgcaagttggaaatcagtgGTGCCACATCGTCTGTTAGTAATGGAGCACCTCTTCAAAACAGCCCATCAAACGAGCGTCAGCGTGAAATTCACTGGGGATTGCCAGCCGTATCTAAGCCTCGCAATTTGCCTTTGACAATTTATTGTCCGGAGACACCTGATTCACCACCTTCTCACATGGCATCACAAACCCAATCTACTGATGCAATCAAGCTCTACGCTGCGAAATTTTCTTCCAAGCAGTTGGAAAAACCACTAGACAAGCGTAACAAAGTGGTTGTTTGCTCAGCCAAATCACCGGACGAGCTTTGGGTCCAGTACCCCTGTTATGTAGAAGAGTTGGAAGAGGTGATGAGGAACGTTACGGTGTCTTCTCCTGATTCTGACCCCGTAATTAATCCAGTGGAAGGACGGCCATGTGTCGCTGTTTTCCCTGAAGATAGCAGTTGGTACCGAGCTCAAATATTGAAAGTACTGCCAGGCAAGATTAAGATCCGCTACGTCGATTTTGGAAATACCATATCAATGCCCAACACTCCTGAATCCCTTAGGAAGATGGAACATCACATTAGCGAACCTCCATTTTATGCCACCAAGGTCAAATTGGCTGATGTTCTTCCATTGAACGGGACCAGTTGGGAACCAGACGTTAGACTCAAGTTCAAAGAATTGGTGGAAAACAAACCCTTCTTGATGGAAGTGGTCCAGATGGATGCCGGGGTCATGTGTGTTCGCCTAAAGGATCAAAATGGATTGAATTTGAGCACACGTTTGCTGCAGGAAGATCTCGTAAGAAAAGCGACAGTGGAAATTTCAGATGAATTGGATCGAATTCCTTCGGTGGTCGAAACTCCTCCCAAATCAACTGCTCAACAACTCAGTGTTCAAAAGTCTCCGATTTGTTCTCAAATTCCAAATGAGAACGTTGCCACCGAAATTaataatgtttttcaaattacttCAAGATTGAATGGCTttcgtttcaaaaaattgatttgtgcAAGTGCCCCATCTTGTGAAGTGAAAAGCGAGATAGTGTCTTCAGTGGTGCCATCCGTCAAATCCAAAGATGAGGTAGTTCCAGAAAAATCAAGCGATCTTCTGCAGCAACCGAGCAGTGATGTTTTTCCAACGAATAAAAGTGAAACTACTACTTCTGATGCTGTCTCTGGACCCAACAAGGACGAAGGAACTTCAAATGCCAACACAGTTAGTGAAATTTTCTACAGTGATGGCCCATTCTTGGATTTACCTACAAGCAGAAGTTTCCAAGCCCTGATCATTAAAGTTGAAGATCCTAAGCGTATATATCTGCGTGTCACTAGCGAAGAGATATCAACAAAACTGGCCCAATTAGAG GATGCTATGGTAGCTTACGCAAATGATTTGGGAGGTAGTCATTGTcccaagaaaaatgaagtcTGCATTGTACGGTTCCCTAATGGCCAGTGGTACAGAGCCTTTTGCGCTGGTTTGGATTCCGATGGCAATCGCTACatattccaacaagttgattACGGCGAGAAGCACACCGTTGACGCTAGCGATATCCGCTGCATTTCGAAATCTCTAGTTAACTTTCTGCCGTTTTTGGCCCATCTTGTCATTCTTAAAGGAACGGAATCAATGGATGAAATTGAACCTAAGCTCGTTAATCGACTCAAGAAGCTTCTGCATGAAAACACTGTTCATGATGTTGTCGTCGTTAGTTGTGACGAAAGGTCTTACATAGTCCAGATCCCTTTGATCAATCAAACACTGTCTTTTGAaggtttaatttaa
- the LOC124342936 gene encoding uncharacterized protein LOC124342936 isoform X1: protein MRQAFHPGPIRRSVGLPGCYRPLDVYGPRFDGSANHAICNARTGYCAPTSLSNEMRSSNLFYRLHVSGLHFDTTEEGLRHIFSNYGNPMSVSMIRSRNQQLTAFVEFESQYEADNAIMGLHLKPPLNWEVNYTRLNDEVPNHCQRFPSPTMTSGRQPLMYSEMGLQSSNSRQSPRFIEMRGTDSSMAVIRPIRNNSMTPEFPTCSVCSIEALLVCTICKTRYCSPRCQRSDWPSHQSICKPIPDLVTELPDAFYMNGIGSTTLRSYPNMQNGRTSVAMQQSHDTSAEEFVSQHQNNDTIEDSCPYTYLIKGTLSQNQKEGSNQLLSVTVHRNLENGSSTKMCQPEVRSVQSVSNTINPTPQGSSLRSPEWKTNSSQCKLEISGATSSVSNGAPLQNSPSNERQREIHWGLPAVSKPRNLPLTIYCPETPDSPPSHMASQTQSTDAIKLYAAKFSSKQLEKPLDKRNKVVVCSAKSPDELWVQYPCYVEELEEVMRNVTVSSPDSDPVINPVEGRPCVAVFPEDSSWYRAQILKVLPGKIKIRYVDFGNTISMPNTPESLRKMEHHISEPPFYATKVKLADVLPLNGTSWEPDVRLKFKELVENKPFLMEVVQMDAGVMCVRLKDQNGLNLSTRLLQEDLVRKATVEISDELDRIPSVVETPPKSTAQQLSVQKSPICSQIPNENVATEINNVFQITSRLNGFRFKKLICASAPSCEVKSEIVSSVVPSVKSKDEVVPEKSSDLLQQPSSDVFPTNKSETTTSDAVSGPNKDEGTSNANTVSEIFYSDGPFLDLPTSRSFQALIIKVEDPKRIYLRVTSEEISTKLAQLEDAMVAYANDLGGSHCPKKNEVCIVRFPNGQWYRAFCAGLDSDGNRYIFQQVDYGEKHTVDASDIRCISKSLVNFLPFLAHLVILKGTESMDEIEPKLVNRLKKLLHENTVHDVVVVSCDERSYIVQIPLINQTLSFEGLI from the exons ATGAGGCAAGCATTCCATCCAGGGCCAATAAGAAGATCTGTAGGCCTGCCTGGATGTTACAGGCCATTGGATGTCTATGGCCCTAGATTTGATGGATCAGCTAATCATGCAATATGCAATGCTAGAACGGGATACTGTGCACCCACAAGTCTTTCCAATGAAATGAG ATCGTCTAATCTGTTTTACAGACTTCATGTTAGTGGTCTCCATTTTGATACAACAGAG GAGGGTTTAAGACATATCTTTAGCAACTATGGAAATCCTATGTCTGTGTCAATGATCAGGAGTAGGAATCAACAACTCACTGCCTTTGTGGAATTTGAATCCCAATA TGAAGCGGATAATGCAATTATGGGACTGCATTTAAAACCTCCTCTGAATTGGGAGGTGAATTACACTCGCTTAAATGATGAAGTTCCGAATCACTGTCAGCGTTTCCCATCTCCTACAATGACATCGGGAAGACAGCCCCTTATGTATTCGGAAATGGGGTTGCAATCCTCAAACTCCAGGCAATCTCCTCGTTTTATCGAAATGAGAGGAACCGATTCTTCTATGG CAGTTATCCGCCCTATTAGGAATAACTCAATGACTCCAGAATTCCCGACCTGTTCTGTATGCAGTATAGAAGCATTGCTCGTGTGCACGATTTGCAAGACCCGGTACTGCTCACCAAGATGCCAGAGAAGTGATTGGCCTTCTCATCAATCAATTTGCAAACCAATACC gGACCTAGTTACGGAACTGCCAGATGCGTTTTATATGAATGGGATTGGCTCTACAACTCTCCGAAGTTATCCGAACATGCAAAACGGAAGAACGTCAGTTGCCATGCAGCAGTCTCATGACACATCCGCCGAAGAATTCGTAAGTCAGCATCAAAATAACGATACAATTGAAGATTCCTGCCCCTATACGTACTTAATTAAGGGTACACTCTCTCAAAACCAAAAGGAAGGATCAAATCAATTGTTGTCCGTGACGGTACATCGCAATCTTGAAAATGGGTCTTCAACGAAAATGTGCCAGCCAGAAGTGAGAAGCGTCCAGTCGGTTTCAAATACCATTAATCCCACTCCACAAGGAAGCTCTTTGCGTAGCCCCGAATGGAAAACTAACTCTTCAcaatgcaagttggaaatcagtgGTGCCACATCGTCTGTTAGTAATGGAGCACCTCTTCAAAACAGCCCATCAAACGAGCGTCAGCGTGAAATTCACTGGGGATTGCCAGCCGTATCTAAGCCTCGCAATTTGCCTTTGACAATTTATTGTCCGGAGACACCTGATTCACCACCTTCTCACATGGCATCACAAACCCAATCTACTGATGCAATCAAGCTCTACGCTGCGAAATTTTCTTCCAAGCAGTTGGAAAAACCACTAGACAAGCGTAACAAAGTGGTTGTTTGCTCAGCCAAATCACCGGACGAGCTTTGGGTCCAGTACCCCTGTTATGTAGAAGAGTTGGAAGAGGTGATGAGGAACGTTACGGTGTCTTCTCCTGATTCTGACCCCGTAATTAATCCAGTGGAAGGACGGCCATGTGTCGCTGTTTTCCCTGAAGATAGCAGTTGGTACCGAGCTCAAATATTGAAAGTACTGCCAGGCAAGATTAAGATCCGCTACGTCGATTTTGGAAATACCATATCAATGCCCAACACTCCTGAATCCCTTAGGAAGATGGAACATCACATTAGCGAACCTCCATTTTATGCCACCAAGGTCAAATTGGCTGATGTTCTTCCATTGAACGGGACCAGTTGGGAACCAGACGTTAGACTCAAGTTCAAAGAATTGGTGGAAAACAAACCCTTCTTGATGGAAGTGGTCCAGATGGATGCCGGGGTCATGTGTGTTCGCCTAAAGGATCAAAATGGATTGAATTTGAGCACACGTTTGCTGCAGGAAGATCTCGTAAGAAAAGCGACAGTGGAAATTTCAGATGAATTGGATCGAATTCCTTCGGTGGTCGAAACTCCTCCCAAATCAACTGCTCAACAACTCAGTGTTCAAAAGTCTCCGATTTGTTCTCAAATTCCAAATGAGAACGTTGCCACCGAAATTaataatgtttttcaaattacttCAAGATTGAATGGCTttcgtttcaaaaaattgatttgtgcAAGTGCCCCATCTTGTGAAGTGAAAAGCGAGATAGTGTCTTCAGTGGTGCCATCCGTCAAATCCAAAGATGAGGTAGTTCCAGAAAAATCAAGCGATCTTCTGCAGCAACCGAGCAGTGATGTTTTTCCAACGAATAAAAGTGAAACTACTACTTCTGATGCTGTCTCTGGACCCAACAAGGACGAAGGAACTTCAAATGCCAACACAGTTAGTGAAATTTTCTACAGTGATGGCCCATTCTTGGATTTACCTACAAGCAGAAGTTTCCAAGCCCTGATCATTAAAGTTGAAGATCCTAAGCGTATATATCTGCGTGTCACTAGCGAAGAGATATCAACAAAACTGGCCCAATTAGAG GATGCTATGGTAGCTTACGCAAATGATTTGGGAGGTAGTCATTGTcccaagaaaaatgaagtcTGCATTGTACGGTTCCCTAATGGCCAGTGGTACAGAGCCTTTTGCGCTGGTTTGGATTCCGATGGCAATCGCTACatattccaacaagttgattACGGCGAGAAGCACACCGTTGACGCTAGCGATATCCGCTGCATTTCGAAATCTCTAGTTAACTTTCTGCCGTTTTTGGCCCATCTTGTCATTCTTAAAGGAACGGAATCAATGGATGAAATTGAACCTAAGCTCGTTAATCGACTCAAGAAGCTTCTGCATGAAAACACTGTTCATGATGTTGTCGTCGTTAGTTGTGACGAAAGGTCTTACATAGTCCAGATCCCTTTGATCAATCAAACACTGTCTTTTGAaggtttaatttaa
- the LOC124342936 gene encoding uncharacterized protein LOC124342936 isoform X2: MRQAFHPGPIRRSVGLPGCYRPLDVYGPRFDGSANHAICNARTGYCAPTSLSNEMRSSNLFYRLHVSGLHFDTTEEGLRHIFSNYGNPMSVSMIRSRNQQLTAFVEFESQYEADNAIMGLHLKPPLNWEVNYTRLNDEVPNHCQRFPSPTMTSGRQPLMYSEMGLQSSNSRQSPRFIEMRGTDSSMVIRPIRNNSMTPEFPTCSVCSIEALLVCTICKTRYCSPRCQRSDWPSHQSICKPIPDLVTELPDAFYMNGIGSTTLRSYPNMQNGRTSVAMQQSHDTSAEEFVSQHQNNDTIEDSCPYTYLIKGTLSQNQKEGSNQLLSVTVHRNLENGSSTKMCQPEVRSVQSVSNTINPTPQGSSLRSPEWKTNSSQCKLEISGATSSVSNGAPLQNSPSNERQREIHWGLPAVSKPRNLPLTIYCPETPDSPPSHMASQTQSTDAIKLYAAKFSSKQLEKPLDKRNKVVVCSAKSPDELWVQYPCYVEELEEVMRNVTVSSPDSDPVINPVEGRPCVAVFPEDSSWYRAQILKVLPGKIKIRYVDFGNTISMPNTPESLRKMEHHISEPPFYATKVKLADVLPLNGTSWEPDVRLKFKELVENKPFLMEVVQMDAGVMCVRLKDQNGLNLSTRLLQEDLVRKATVEISDELDRIPSVVETPPKSTAQQLSVQKSPICSQIPNENVATEINNVFQITSRLNGFRFKKLICASAPSCEVKSEIVSSVVPSVKSKDEVVPEKSSDLLQQPSSDVFPTNKSETTTSDAVSGPNKDEGTSNANTVSEIFYSDGPFLDLPTSRSFQALIIKVEDPKRIYLRVTSEEISTKLAQLEDAMVAYANDLGGSHCPKKNEVCIVRFPNGQWYRAFCAGLDSDGNRYIFQQVDYGEKHTVDASDIRCISKSLVNFLPFLAHLVILKGTESMDEIEPKLVNRLKKLLHENTVHDVVVVSCDERSYIVQIPLINQTLSFEGLI, translated from the exons ATGAGGCAAGCATTCCATCCAGGGCCAATAAGAAGATCTGTAGGCCTGCCTGGATGTTACAGGCCATTGGATGTCTATGGCCCTAGATTTGATGGATCAGCTAATCATGCAATATGCAATGCTAGAACGGGATACTGTGCACCCACAAGTCTTTCCAATGAAATGAG ATCGTCTAATCTGTTTTACAGACTTCATGTTAGTGGTCTCCATTTTGATACAACAGAG GAGGGTTTAAGACATATCTTTAGCAACTATGGAAATCCTATGTCTGTGTCAATGATCAGGAGTAGGAATCAACAACTCACTGCCTTTGTGGAATTTGAATCCCAATA TGAAGCGGATAATGCAATTATGGGACTGCATTTAAAACCTCCTCTGAATTGGGAGGTGAATTACACTCGCTTAAATGATGAAGTTCCGAATCACTGTCAGCGTTTCCCATCTCCTACAATGACATCGGGAAGACAGCCCCTTATGTATTCGGAAATGGGGTTGCAATCCTCAAACTCCAGGCAATCTCCTCGTTTTATCGAAATGAGAGGAACCGATTCTTCTATGG TTATCCGCCCTATTAGGAATAACTCAATGACTCCAGAATTCCCGACCTGTTCTGTATGCAGTATAGAAGCATTGCTCGTGTGCACGATTTGCAAGACCCGGTACTGCTCACCAAGATGCCAGAGAAGTGATTGGCCTTCTCATCAATCAATTTGCAAACCAATACC gGACCTAGTTACGGAACTGCCAGATGCGTTTTATATGAATGGGATTGGCTCTACAACTCTCCGAAGTTATCCGAACATGCAAAACGGAAGAACGTCAGTTGCCATGCAGCAGTCTCATGACACATCCGCCGAAGAATTCGTAAGTCAGCATCAAAATAACGATACAATTGAAGATTCCTGCCCCTATACGTACTTAATTAAGGGTACACTCTCTCAAAACCAAAAGGAAGGATCAAATCAATTGTTGTCCGTGACGGTACATCGCAATCTTGAAAATGGGTCTTCAACGAAAATGTGCCAGCCAGAAGTGAGAAGCGTCCAGTCGGTTTCAAATACCATTAATCCCACTCCACAAGGAAGCTCTTTGCGTAGCCCCGAATGGAAAACTAACTCTTCAcaatgcaagttggaaatcagtgGTGCCACATCGTCTGTTAGTAATGGAGCACCTCTTCAAAACAGCCCATCAAACGAGCGTCAGCGTGAAATTCACTGGGGATTGCCAGCCGTATCTAAGCCTCGCAATTTGCCTTTGACAATTTATTGTCCGGAGACACCTGATTCACCACCTTCTCACATGGCATCACAAACCCAATCTACTGATGCAATCAAGCTCTACGCTGCGAAATTTTCTTCCAAGCAGTTGGAAAAACCACTAGACAAGCGTAACAAAGTGGTTGTTTGCTCAGCCAAATCACCGGACGAGCTTTGGGTCCAGTACCCCTGTTATGTAGAAGAGTTGGAAGAGGTGATGAGGAACGTTACGGTGTCTTCTCCTGATTCTGACCCCGTAATTAATCCAGTGGAAGGACGGCCATGTGTCGCTGTTTTCCCTGAAGATAGCAGTTGGTACCGAGCTCAAATATTGAAAGTACTGCCAGGCAAGATTAAGATCCGCTACGTCGATTTTGGAAATACCATATCAATGCCCAACACTCCTGAATCCCTTAGGAAGATGGAACATCACATTAGCGAACCTCCATTTTATGCCACCAAGGTCAAATTGGCTGATGTTCTTCCATTGAACGGGACCAGTTGGGAACCAGACGTTAGACTCAAGTTCAAAGAATTGGTGGAAAACAAACCCTTCTTGATGGAAGTGGTCCAGATGGATGCCGGGGTCATGTGTGTTCGCCTAAAGGATCAAAATGGATTGAATTTGAGCACACGTTTGCTGCAGGAAGATCTCGTAAGAAAAGCGACAGTGGAAATTTCAGATGAATTGGATCGAATTCCTTCGGTGGTCGAAACTCCTCCCAAATCAACTGCTCAACAACTCAGTGTTCAAAAGTCTCCGATTTGTTCTCAAATTCCAAATGAGAACGTTGCCACCGAAATTaataatgtttttcaaattacttCAAGATTGAATGGCTttcgtttcaaaaaattgatttgtgcAAGTGCCCCATCTTGTGAAGTGAAAAGCGAGATAGTGTCTTCAGTGGTGCCATCCGTCAAATCCAAAGATGAGGTAGTTCCAGAAAAATCAAGCGATCTTCTGCAGCAACCGAGCAGTGATGTTTTTCCAACGAATAAAAGTGAAACTACTACTTCTGATGCTGTCTCTGGACCCAACAAGGACGAAGGAACTTCAAATGCCAACACAGTTAGTGAAATTTTCTACAGTGATGGCCCATTCTTGGATTTACCTACAAGCAGAAGTTTCCAAGCCCTGATCATTAAAGTTGAAGATCCTAAGCGTATATATCTGCGTGTCACTAGCGAAGAGATATCAACAAAACTGGCCCAATTAGAG GATGCTATGGTAGCTTACGCAAATGATTTGGGAGGTAGTCATTGTcccaagaaaaatgaagtcTGCATTGTACGGTTCCCTAATGGCCAGTGGTACAGAGCCTTTTGCGCTGGTTTGGATTCCGATGGCAATCGCTACatattccaacaagttgattACGGCGAGAAGCACACCGTTGACGCTAGCGATATCCGCTGCATTTCGAAATCTCTAGTTAACTTTCTGCCGTTTTTGGCCCATCTTGTCATTCTTAAAGGAACGGAATCAATGGATGAAATTGAACCTAAGCTCGTTAATCGACTCAAGAAGCTTCTGCATGAAAACACTGTTCATGATGTTGTCGTCGTTAGTTGTGACGAAAGGTCTTACATAGTCCAGATCCCTTTGATCAATCAAACACTGTCTTTTGAaggtttaatttaa